From one Candidatus Poribacteria bacterium genomic stretch:
- a CDS encoding peptidase M14 yields MSIEREPSMKISGFFHVNFTSPLHRKSGLQIPPTIDSQKTDTIRVWCIRSVLLIIMCVVFLQAPVHAQLIPPEEMLGFRVGSDYQVAGWQTVSDYMRHAAANSDRVLLEELGKTTEDNDFLMLVISAPENLENLAHYQQIQRKLALPNDPINEDNTAELDALAAEGKTVVLINCNLHSTEIASSQMSMELAHEFATLETSQIKEILENVIILLIPSANPDGLNIVVDWYNRTVGTPYEGSEIPWLYHKYTGHDNNRDWFMLTQIETQILTEVLYEKWFPEVVYDVHEMSYRGPRFVIPPYFEPVNPNIPPLLQRTLSLIGAQLAFDLTSEGFTGVLSSAVYDTWWHGGFRTVPYRHNMVGILTEAARVEIATPIFQPHHTLKGYRRGLDKYTLRTNFPEPWPGGWWRLRDIVEYEKAAALSILAFAAEHRGTLKTNFYKMGLNAIAKGTDEPPRAFLIPKQQRDLHTTLKMLDILRRGGVEIHQANAPFIADGVEYPEDTYVVSMSQPFRAHAKDLLEVQRYPERRPSPESPPERPYDIAGWTLPLQMGVRTIAVVHPFEADLRKLTAPPEVEGTLEGAAEPTGYLFENRTNTEAIALNRLFQAKFADDNPRYTLYSAQRDVKLAGKTLPRGAILIRTVEPPSQQRTEIQALASEFGIHIHADASIDAEVSSREFSRLNAPRLGLYKPWTANMDEGWTRWVLDTHEFDYSSLTNAEIRAGDLAARYDAIILPDFGASGILNGHSTGKLPPEYVGGIGTEGLANLRAFVENGGTLICLNRSSELPLKYFGLSEKGIFSVVEKENQPKEGAFFCPGSLLRVRIDTNHPIGHGLDAEMAIFFKFGHVFEAGRGGANVIATYPEFNPLMSGWLEGEKRIRQKAALLEVPLGDGRVILFGFKPQHRGQSQGTFKLLFNAIFYSAQD; encoded by the coding sequence ATGTCTATAGAAAGGGAACCGTCCATGAAAATCTCTGGATTCTTTCATGTTAATTTCACATCTCCGCTTCATCGAAAATCGGGACTACAAATCCCTCCCACAATAGATTCCCAAAAAACTGATACCATCCGCGTATGGTGTATACGCAGTGTGTTGCTCATAATAATGTGCGTTGTGTTCCTACAGGCACCGGTCCATGCGCAACTGATACCCCCTGAGGAGATGCTCGGATTCCGAGTCGGTTCCGACTATCAGGTGGCAGGATGGCAGACAGTTTCTGATTACATGCGACATGCGGCAGCGAATTCAGATAGGGTTCTGTTAGAAGAACTTGGAAAAACGACAGAGGATAACGATTTTCTGATGCTGGTGATTTCTGCACCAGAGAATTTAGAGAATTTAGCACACTACCAACAGATTCAAAGGAAACTCGCGCTGCCCAATGACCCCATAAATGAAGACAACACGGCAGAATTGGATGCCCTGGCAGCAGAAGGTAAAACGGTGGTTCTGATTAATTGTAACTTGCATTCCACAGAGATCGCCTCTTCACAGATGTCAATGGAACTTGCACATGAATTCGCAACCCTTGAGACCTCACAAATCAAAGAGATTCTTGAAAACGTGATAATTCTGCTCATCCCTTCGGCGAATCCGGACGGCTTGAACATCGTAGTAGATTGGTATAATCGCACTGTCGGCACGCCTTACGAAGGGTCGGAAATCCCGTGGTTGTATCACAAATACACGGGGCACGATAACAACCGCGATTGGTTTATGCTCACACAGATAGAGACGCAGATATTGACGGAGGTGCTTTATGAGAAGTGGTTCCCGGAGGTCGTCTACGACGTGCATGAGATGAGTTATCGCGGACCCCGGTTTGTGATTCCACCGTATTTTGAACCAGTCAACCCGAACATCCCGCCCCTCTTACAACGGACGCTTTCGCTTATCGGGGCGCAACTCGCTTTCGATTTGACGAGTGAAGGGTTTACGGGTGTGCTTTCAAGTGCTGTTTACGATACATGGTGGCACGGCGGGTTTCGGACGGTCCCCTACCGCCACAATATGGTGGGTATTTTGACGGAAGCGGCACGCGTGGAGATAGCAACGCCAATTTTCCAACCGCATCATACTTTGAAAGGCTACCGACGCGGGCTTGATAAATATACACTCCGCACAAACTTTCCTGAACCCTGGCCCGGCGGTTGGTGGCGACTCCGAGACATCGTAGAATATGAGAAGGCAGCGGCACTGTCAATTCTCGCTTTCGCCGCGGAGCATCGGGGCACGCTGAAGACGAACTTTTACAAGATGGGACTCAATGCTATAGCGAAAGGGACAGATGAACCCCCACGTGCGTTCCTGATTCCAAAACAACAACGCGACCTCCACACAACGCTCAAGATGTTAGATATTCTGCGACGTGGCGGGGTAGAGATTCATCAAGCGAACGCCCCGTTTATCGCCGATGGCGTAGAATATCCGGAGGACACCTATGTTGTGTCAATGTCCCAACCCTTTCGGGCACACGCGAAGGATCTCCTCGAGGTGCAACGCTATCCAGAACGTCGCCCCTCCCCGGAATCGCCACCCGAACGTCCCTACGATATAGCGGGTTGGACCCTGCCCTTACAAATGGGGGTGAGAACAATCGCTGTTGTGCATCCTTTTGAGGCGGATTTAAGGAAACTTACTGCACCTCCTGAAGTGGAAGGGACGTTAGAAGGTGCCGCTGAACCGACAGGTTACCTGTTTGAGAATCGAACGAACACCGAAGCGATTGCCCTCAATCGTCTGTTTCAAGCAAAATTCGCAGACGATAATCCGAGATACACACTCTATTCAGCACAACGGGACGTAAAACTCGCCGGTAAAACGCTTCCGCGGGGTGCTATCCTAATTAGAACAGTAGAACCACCGTCACAACAGAGAACGGAGATACAAGCCCTCGCATCGGAATTCGGTATCCACATCCACGCCGATGCATCTATCGACGCAGAAGTCTCTAGTCGAGAATTCTCACGGTTAAATGCCCCGCGTCTCGGTCTGTATAAACCGTGGACAGCAAATATGGACGAAGGTTGGACACGTTGGGTTTTAGATACACATGAGTTCGACTACAGCAGCCTCACGAACGCGGAAATACGTGCGGGGGATTTGGCGGCGCGCTACGATGCAATCATTCTGCCGGATTTCGGTGCTTCCGGTATTCTTAACGGGCATTCAACAGGGAAACTACCACCGGAGTATGTCGGTGGAATCGGAACAGAAGGCTTAGCAAATTTACGAGCGTTCGTGGAGAACGGAGGGACGCTCATCTGTTTGAATCGTTCTTCAGAACTCCCTTTGAAATACTTTGGGCTTAGTGAAAAGGGTATCTTCAGTGTGGTCGAAAAAGAGAATCAACCGAAGGAAGGAGCGTTTTTCTGTCCCGGCTCATTATTACGGGTTCGGATAGACACGAATCATCCCATCGGGCATGGACTGGACGCAGAGATGGCAATCTTTTTTAAATTTGGACATGTTTTTGAAGCGGGACGGGGTGGCGCGAATGTCATAGCGACATATCCTGAGTTCAATCCGTTGATGAGTGGGTGGCTCGAAGGCGAGAAACGGATTCGTCAGAAAGCAGCGCTACTGGAAGTCCCTTTAGGCGATGGGCGCGTGATCCTTTTCGGTTTCAAACCGCAGCATCGCGGGCAATCGCAGGGGACCTTCAAACTGCTTTTCAATGCGATTTTTTACAGCGCACAAGACTAA
- a CDS encoding HEAT repeat domain-containing protein, with protein MKKVVIIPLVVLLLAGIGCDTKQKGPSNLSVGRSKLIDSGNALEAVDHLEKAEQEEVNKLEPRALLVIAYSHGLSTGSASSHGVEAKFKNQRAQRIQELTEAEIKQILQILSRPSRVQKDGLQALVDKGPEASVIILDSLIRGRYPSLHANFGEMLIQMGTDGLDSVLAKLTDEMTPPAVKVKLVQVLAGIGDAKAIDALKAVQSGTSEAGLAMEINTTLYQLGEESYKKDIIAGLSHSDVEVRRAAAKAMTNISEVPSKTLIAGLKDTDSEVVASLVDALAVHRDADAVDELVSILIGGLSKDPKQAAINTLDVYGRNKLARGLAKRITMLLIGETVSDADNRLHLVQLLKREPFLKQIQVTELYDNLEFKLYEYHKEKEQSELVKTSLKQLLDALQ; from the coding sequence ATGAAAAAGGTTGTAATCATTCCACTGGTTGTCCTACTGCTTGCGGGTATCGGTTGTGACACAAAGCAGAAAGGGCCGAGCAACCTGTCCGTAGGCAGAAGTAAATTGATTGACAGCGGTAACGCCTTGGAAGCCGTTGATCACCTTGAAAAAGCGGAACAGGAAGAGGTTAATAAACTGGAGCCGCGCGCCCTACTCGTTATCGCTTACTCTCACGGGCTTTCCACGGGGAGTGCGAGTAGTCACGGCGTTGAAGCCAAGTTCAAAAACCAACGAGCCCAACGGATACAAGAACTCACCGAGGCTGAGATAAAGCAAATCCTACAAATTCTCAGCAGACCCTCGCGGGTCCAGAAAGATGGCTTACAGGCACTTGTAGACAAGGGACCTGAAGCGTCGGTAATTATTCTTGACAGCCTCATCAGAGGGAGATATCCGTCACTTCATGCAAATTTTGGGGAGATGCTTATTCAGATGGGCACGGATGGTCTTGATTCGGTTTTAGCAAAACTTACTGATGAAATGACCCCACCGGCTGTTAAGGTTAAACTCGTTCAGGTCCTTGCTGGCATCGGCGACGCAAAAGCCATAGATGCGTTAAAAGCGGTTCAAAGTGGAACGAGTGAAGCTGGCTTGGCGATGGAAATTAACACGACACTCTATCAGTTGGGTGAGGAATCCTATAAAAAGGACATCATCGCTGGCTTAAGTCATAGTGATGTTGAGGTCCGACGCGCCGCTGCAAAAGCGATGACAAATATCAGCGAGGTCCCATCGAAAACACTCATTGCGGGGTTAAAAGATACCGACTCTGAAGTCGTCGCATCGCTTGTGGACGCACTCGCAGTGCATCGGGATGCTGACGCTGTTGATGAACTCGTAAGTATTCTTATCGGTGGATTGAGCAAAGATCCGAAGCAGGCAGCGATTAATACGCTCGATGTTTATGGACGGAACAAACTCGCGAGAGGCTTGGCAAAGCGCATTACGATGCTGCTCATTGGCGAAACTGTGAGTGACGCAGACAATCGGCTCCATCTCGTTCAACTTCTGAAGAGAGAGCCGTTTCTGAAACAGATTCAGGTAACAGAATTGTACGACAATCTTGAGTTCAAGCTCTATGAATATCACAAGGAAAAGGAACAGAGTGAACTCGTCAAGACGTCGCTGAAACAACTCCTTGATGCACTTCAGTAG
- a CDS encoding HEAT repeat domain-containing protein: MKKLLLILLLIGVVSFGCQQEQVITQLEVGRSKLLNAGLSLEAAQHLERAEQEEENKVEPRALLVLAYSNAISTGAARTHNVETRYKTERDRRVGELGEYEMKKILQILGERHRVQKDAMQVLVDKGAPAVPFLLEDLVKNRYRNVHGDFVQILEEIGSPAINELLKTAGDSNTPPAVKIQLVRIVGNIGDASAATGLEALHNATPDEGLKMEINTALYLLGNEGAEAKIVEGLGDDNAVVRRAAAKSMMFLKEHPTDKLIDALGDSDDTVRMDIAKALQKYPDAGAVDGLVAILTNGSSLSTKQAAIDTLNHYAENGLADGLAGRLIVLLANPEVVDHEDRLRIVQLLKKPALVKQIQDADQYDNLPHKLDVHFREAETNDMVKDALNELLLALE; the protein is encoded by the coding sequence ATGAAAAAACTTTTGCTGATATTACTACTTATAGGAGTCGTGAGTTTCGGCTGTCAGCAGGAACAGGTCATCACGCAACTTGAGGTCGGAAGAAGTAAGTTGTTAAATGCAGGACTCTCGCTGGAGGCAGCCCAACACCTTGAACGTGCTGAACAGGAAGAGGAAAACAAAGTTGAACCTCGTGCACTCTTGGTGCTTGCTTATAGCAACGCCATTTCAACGGGCGCGGCAAGAACACATAACGTCGAAACGAGATATAAAACTGAACGGGATCGCCGTGTCGGTGAATTGGGCGAATATGAGATGAAGAAAATCCTGCAGATTCTCGGCGAACGCCATCGGGTCCAAAAGGATGCGATGCAGGTCCTCGTTGACAAAGGGGCACCTGCCGTGCCTTTCCTTTTGGAGGATCTCGTTAAAAACCGCTATCGCAATGTCCATGGTGACTTCGTTCAAATCTTGGAGGAAATCGGCAGCCCAGCTATTAACGAGCTCCTGAAAACTGCTGGCGACAGCAATACCCCACCTGCTGTGAAAATCCAGCTTGTCCGTATTGTAGGCAATATAGGAGACGCATCCGCTGCCACTGGGTTAGAGGCACTCCACAACGCAACCCCTGATGAAGGGTTGAAGATGGAAATTAATACCGCACTCTATCTCCTCGGAAACGAAGGTGCCGAAGCAAAAATTGTTGAGGGCTTAGGCGATGATAACGCTGTTGTCCGGCGAGCCGCCGCGAAATCTATGATGTTCCTCAAAGAACACCCAACTGACAAGCTGATTGATGCGCTTGGCGATTCCGATGACACCGTGCGTATGGATATTGCGAAGGCGCTACAGAAATATCCTGACGCAGGTGCTGTTGACGGTCTCGTCGCAATCCTCACAAACGGATCAAGCCTGAGCACGAAGCAAGCCGCTATTGATACGTTGAACCATTACGCCGAAAACGGACTCGCTGATGGATTAGCTGGACGCTTGATCGTCTTGTTAGCGAACCCTGAAGTCGTTGACCATGAAGACAGACTCCGTATTGTTCAACTTCTTAAGAAACCTGCTTTGGTAAAGCAGATTCAGGACGCTGACCAGTACGATAATCTGCCCCATAAGCTTGACGTTCACTTCAGGGAGGCCGAGACCAACGATATGGTGAAAGACGCACTCAATGAATTGCTCCTTGCACTTGAGTAA
- a CDS encoding mandelate racemase/muconate lactonizing enzyme family protein, producing MRNARQSSNAHRLTARNIKNMGNYPTGVKITKVEQVTVEIDQPAIGCNSRATEIHQPDPNAKWNERIIRIYTNDGTLGWGAGSWGTTTAENAEGVLNQNPFDLLNPENGVVEEFRGLENALWDTIGKILEKPVYQLIGGDVFSNGLPAYDSTIYFNDLLYETKAEGLQRIENDVKSSLANGFTACKMKIGRGSYLMERKAGLQRDIELVQLARSTAGEGFNILVDANNGYTYDEVITFLNETSNCDVFWIEEMFEEEVELYRNLKAFIQEKGLKTFIADGETRTRDPLEFYDPFFEAGVIDVIQHDMKGLGVTGWRRLADMAAAHGVRCAPHNWGSLLGFYLSLQFGKTIPHFLYGEVATLTSDVIDTSNYTFTGGTFTVPDTPGLGLALNEDVYQDRYAGKEDWQIG from the coding sequence ATGAGGAACGCACGTCAAAGTTCAAACGCACACCGTTTAACCGCAAGGAACATTAAAAATATGGGAAATTATCCAACGGGTGTTAAGATTACCAAAGTTGAGCAAGTTACCGTCGAAATTGATCAGCCTGCTATCGGTTGTAACTCCCGCGCAACAGAGATTCACCAACCGGATCCGAACGCGAAATGGAACGAACGTATTATCCGCATCTATACCAACGATGGCACACTCGGTTGGGGGGCTGGTAGTTGGGGAACAACAACCGCTGAAAATGCGGAAGGCGTGCTCAACCAAAATCCGTTTGACCTCTTAAACCCTGAAAACGGGGTTGTGGAGGAATTTCGCGGACTTGAAAATGCCCTTTGGGATACAATCGGCAAAATCCTTGAGAAGCCTGTCTATCAGCTCATCGGTGGCGATGTTTTTTCAAACGGATTGCCCGCTTACGACAGCACCATCTATTTCAACGATCTCCTGTATGAAACGAAAGCCGAAGGACTTCAACGCATCGAGAATGATGTGAAAAGCAGTCTCGCCAATGGGTTTACCGCATGCAAGATGAAAATTGGGCGCGGGAGCTATCTCATGGAACGCAAGGCGGGCCTGCAACGGGACATAGAGCTTGTCCAACTTGCCCGTAGCACCGCAGGCGAAGGTTTCAACATTCTTGTGGATGCAAACAACGGCTACACCTACGATGAAGTCATCACCTTTCTGAACGAAACGAGTAATTGTGATGTCTTTTGGATAGAAGAGATGTTTGAGGAAGAGGTTGAATTGTACCGGAACCTCAAAGCCTTCATCCAAGAAAAAGGATTGAAAACCTTCATCGCTGATGGCGAAACCCGGACGCGCGACCCACTTGAATTCTATGATCCGTTTTTCGAGGCGGGTGTTATTGATGTCATCCAGCACGATATGAAGGGACTCGGCGTTACCGGCTGGCGGCGACTTGCTGATATGGCTGCCGCCCACGGTGTCCGGTGCGCACCCCATAACTGGGGGTCCCTGCTCGGTTTTTACCTCAGCCTCCAATTCGGCAAAACGATTCCGCATTTTCTCTACGGCGAGGTCGCAACCCTCACGAGCGATGTGATTGATACCTCTAACTATACTTTCACCGGTGGGACGTTCACCGTGCCGGATACTCCGGGACTTGGGTTGGCGCTCAATGAAGATGTATACCAGGATCGCTACGCCGGAAAAGAGGATTGGCAGATCGGCTAA
- the mnmA gene encoding tRNA 2-thiouridine(34) synthase MnmA gives MRKILVAMSGGVDSSVTAAMMVDAGYDVTGITMRLGAPDTIEVEPERPNCCSLEGIEDARRVATQLGIPFYGVNYEDAFREQIIDYFVEEYLVGRTPSPCMVCNRELKFGRLLDLAKTLACDAIATGHYARIEQHPETGRYLLRKARDVSKDQSYFLAALTQAQLRCAMMPLGEYTKAEVRDLARKYQLRTAEKIESQELCFVADTNYRRFLQDRVPEKIQGGDIVDEVGNVLGKHDGVPFYTVGQRRGLGIAVGKPLYVTQLNAAEKTVVVGESDALFEDTMHVERINLIAIEKLTVPIRAHVKIRSRDDGGPATITPTSDTEAVVKFDEPRRAITPGQATVFYDGEYVLGGGWIVGK, from the coding sequence ATGAGGAAAATTCTTGTTGCAATGAGCGGTGGCGTAGACAGTTCCGTCACCGCTGCCATGATGGTAGACGCGGGGTATGATGTCACCGGCATCACGATGCGCCTCGGCGCGCCCGATACAATCGAGGTAGAGCCGGAGCGTCCCAACTGCTGTTCGCTTGAGGGTATTGAGGATGCGCGCCGCGTCGCTACCCAACTCGGCATCCCGTTCTACGGCGTGAACTACGAGGACGCTTTCCGCGAGCAGATTATCGATTATTTCGTGGAGGAGTACCTCGTCGGCAGGACACCCAGTCCGTGTATGGTATGTAATCGGGAACTAAAGTTTGGGAGACTCCTCGATCTCGCCAAGACCTTGGCGTGTGATGCCATCGCCACGGGACACTATGCCCGTATTGAACAACATCCAGAAACGGGACGCTATCTCTTACGCAAAGCACGGGATGTCAGCAAAGACCAGTCCTATTTCCTCGCCGCGCTCACACAGGCGCAATTACGCTGCGCGATGATGCCGCTCGGTGAATACACGAAAGCCGAAGTCCGTGATCTCGCCCGAAAGTACCAGTTGCGAACTGCTGAAAAGATTGAGAGCCAAGAGCTCTGCTTCGTTGCCGACACCAACTATCGACGTTTCCTCCAAGATAGGGTCCCTGAGAAGATTCAGGGCGGCGATATTGTAGATGAGGTGGGCAATGTCCTTGGTAAGCATGACGGGGTCCCGTTTTATACCGTCGGACAGCGGCGTGGGTTAGGTATTGCAGTCGGGAAACCGCTCTATGTGACGCAGCTCAACGCCGCGGAGAAGACCGTTGTCGTTGGTGAATCCGATGCGCTATTTGAGGACACGATGCACGTTGAACGCATCAACCTCATCGCCATTGAAAAGTTAACGGTGCCGATCCGTGCCCACGTCAAAATCCGATCCCGTGATGACGGCGGTCCCGCGACAATCACACCTACCAGCGACACCGAAGCAGTCGTGAAGTTCGATGAACCGCGCCGTGCCATTACACCCGGACAAGCCACCGTTTTTTACGATGGAGAATACGTCCTCGGCGGCGGTTGGATTGTAGGAAAATGA
- the miaA gene encoding tRNA (adenosine(37)-N6)-dimethylallyltransferase MiaA encodes MTSNLVCLLGPTAVGKTEVAIQLAQRLNAEIVSVDSRQIYRQMDIGTAKPTPEEQQAARHHLIDCVDIFQPFSVADYQSLADAAIADIRNRGKRVLLVGGAGLYFRAIVDGLFEGPGANPALRKRLEAEAAQHGVDTLHKRLQTCDPESADRIHPNNLVRVIRALEVYELTGTPMSELQQQWHPEKQRYPFIAFGLRMPRALLYHRIEQRVDVMLANGLIAEVESLLAAGYARDSVALQSFGYRELIAYLDGDCTYLDAISQLKQNTRRFAKRQLTWFRKDTRIEWLDRESISDIVGIILRKVL; translated from the coding sequence ATGACATCAAACCTCGTCTGCCTTCTCGGTCCCACAGCAGTCGGTAAAACAGAGGTAGCGATTCAACTCGCGCAACGTCTCAATGCCGAGATTGTCTCTGTCGATTCCCGCCAAATCTATCGACAGATGGACATCGGCACCGCGAAACCTACCCCCGAAGAACAGCAGGCAGCACGGCATCACCTCATAGACTGCGTTGACATTTTCCAACCCTTTTCTGTCGCTGACTATCAATCCCTCGCAGATGCAGCAATTGCCGACATCCGAAACAGAGGCAAGCGGGTCTTGCTGGTTGGCGGTGCGGGACTCTACTTCCGAGCGATTGTTGATGGATTGTTTGAGGGACCGGGAGCGAATCCCGCACTCCGGAAGCGACTTGAAGCGGAAGCGGCGCAACACGGGGTTGATACCCTCCACAAGCGACTCCAAACCTGCGATCCAGAATCTGCGGATCGGATCCATCCGAACAACCTCGTCCGTGTCATCCGTGCTTTAGAGGTCTATGAATTGACTGGCACGCCGATGTCTGAACTCCAACAGCAGTGGCATCCCGAAAAACAGCGGTATCCGTTCATTGCTTTCGGACTCAGGATGCCGCGTGCGCTGCTATACCATCGTATCGAACAGCGCGTGGATGTGATGCTTGCGAACGGATTGATAGCGGAGGTTGAATCGTTGTTAGCGGCGGGATATGCACGTGATTCGGTCGCGCTCCAAAGTTTCGGCTATCGGGAGTTAATCGCGTATCTGGACGGGGACTGCACGTATTTGGATGCGATCTCGCAGTTGAAACAGAACACCCGTCGGTTCGCCAAGCGGCAGTTGACGTGGTTCCGAAAAGACACCCGTATTGAATGGCTGGATCGGGAGTCAATATCGGATATTGTTGGAATTATTTTAAGGAAGGTTTTATAA
- a CDS encoding AAA family ATPase has product MRRFGTHGPVNPQEHYVVARTEEIADFIERVEEGKYVVLFAPRQTGKTTFFQAALETLAVGNAATAQAESASKFTYFPIRLNFDVYKNTAVADFYANLYQDICEEIESLFQRRGGSPSEALIQFLADTKLTDPHAMRRFFRNLARFLMPQKFVLIIDEFDGIPSAALSDFLHTLRHIYIAGKPRCPHSVGIIGVKSIAQLNYDRSISPFNIQDEFQLPNFTLEQVQELLGQYTDEVGQPFVPEVIAAIHKQTAGQPVLVNRFAQILTEELEVPKTESITMAHFSEAHAQLLEEDNANFTHLLTNIRRDPRFESLLMRIMAREEGVDFNLRSDVINELATYGVIARGEDGMCEIVNPIYLYCILQAFKPVVNGLEDEYLHEDSREDFLAYLTLAGKVDMESLLDNFQDFIARAGFRILQVPDTPQESVGRHLLLAYLDQFVKIIGGFMHIEVPTGRGRMDLIITHNQRKYIIETKIWRGDNRYQAGKKQLAVYLSSEGLTEGYYVVFDHRQNPEPRVETETVEGLTIRSYIIPVMPEPPSKVPYSHIRR; this is encoded by the coding sequence ATGAGACGTTTTGGAACACACGGTCCCGTCAATCCTCAAGAGCACTACGTTGTTGCGCGGACCGAGGAGATCGCCGATTTCATCGAACGCGTTGAAGAAGGTAAATATGTTGTCTTGTTTGCCCCGCGCCAAACAGGCAAAACTACCTTCTTTCAGGCTGCGTTGGAAACGCTCGCGGTCGGTAACGCTGCTACCGCTCAAGCTGAATCCGCTTCAAAGTTCACCTACTTCCCTATTCGACTGAATTTTGATGTGTACAAAAACACCGCTGTTGCTGATTTTTATGCCAACCTTTACCAAGATATATGCGAAGAAATTGAGAGTTTGTTTCAGCGACGCGGCGGCTCCCCATCTGAAGCTTTAATCCAATTTTTAGCGGACACAAAACTAACCGACCCTCACGCAATGCGACGATTTTTTAGAAACCTCGCGCGTTTCCTAATGCCCCAGAAATTCGTCTTAATCATTGACGAGTTTGATGGCATCCCATCCGCTGCCCTGAGCGATTTTCTTCATACGCTCCGCCATATCTACATTGCTGGGAAGCCCCGGTGTCCGCACAGCGTCGGTATCATCGGAGTTAAAAGTATCGCACAACTCAACTACGACCGGTCTATCTCCCCCTTCAATATCCAAGACGAGTTTCAGCTACCCAACTTCACCCTCGAACAGGTGCAGGAACTGCTTGGACAATATACAGACGAGGTCGGACAACCTTTTGTTCCTGAAGTTATCGCAGCTATTCATAAACAGACTGCTGGGCAACCTGTCTTGGTGAACCGATTCGCACAGATTCTCACGGAAGAATTGGAGGTTCCGAAAACCGAGTCGATTACTATGGCACACTTTTCAGAGGCACACGCGCAACTCCTTGAAGAAGATAACGCTAACTTCACACATCTGCTGACCAATATCAGAAGAGACCCGCGTTTTGAAAGTCTTTTGATGCGGATTATGGCGCGGGAGGAAGGTGTTGATTTCAATCTACGGAGTGACGTTATAAATGAACTTGCCACGTACGGGGTCATTGCCAGAGGTGAGGACGGTATGTGTGAAATTGTTAATCCGATTTATCTATATTGTATCCTGCAAGCGTTCAAGCCTGTCGTGAATGGATTAGAAGATGAGTACTTACACGAAGATTCGCGTGAAGACTTTCTTGCTTACCTCACACTCGCAGGCAAGGTTGATATGGAGTCATTGCTTGATAATTTCCAAGATTTCATTGCCCGCGCAGGGTTCAGGATTCTACAAGTCCCCGATACACCTCAAGAATCGGTGGGTAGACATCTCCTGCTCGCCTATCTTGACCAGTTTGTTAAAATCATTGGTGGTTTCATGCACATTGAGGTGCCAACCGGCAGAGGCAGGATGGACCTTATCATTACCCACAATCAGCGAAAGTATATTATAGAAACAAAAATTTGGAGAGGCGACAATCGTTATCAGGCAGGCAAAAAGCAACTCGCAGTGTATCTCAGCTCTGAAGGTCTAACAGAAGGGTACTACGTTGTCTTTGACCATCGACAGAACCCGGAACCGCGAGTAGAGACGGAAA